In Flammeovirgaceae bacterium 311, one DNA window encodes the following:
- a CDS encoding Zn-dependent oxidoreductase (COG0604 NADPH:quinone reductase and related Zn-dependent oxidoreductases) produces MRALVLTKPNTIEIIEKPKPTPQAGEALVRMKAAALNHRDQWIRIGKYAGIREGVTLGSDGAGIVEAAGAENQEWVGREVIINPSLNWGPDPAAQAADYKILGMPVDGTFAEYIVVPLDRLHPKPEHMSWAEAAAVPLGGLTAYRALFTHGGIEENMKVLINGIGGGVAQWAYQFAMAAGARVWITSSSEEKLQQMQERGAAGGFNYRHENWTNEAKAEAGGFELIIDSAGGNALNNLLNVAAPGGSIVFYGATTGIPENLNLRKIFWNQLRLQGSTMGNDQEFAAMVAFIEKQQMKPIMEKPLAFSDIVQAFDMMEEGSQFGKLCVVMD; encoded by the coding sequence ATGAGAGCCCTGGTACTCACCAAACCAAATACTATAGAAATCATAGAAAAACCAAAGCCAACTCCACAGGCCGGAGAGGCGCTTGTGCGTATGAAAGCAGCAGCCCTCAACCACCGCGATCAGTGGATCAGAATTGGAAAATATGCTGGCATCAGGGAAGGCGTCACCCTGGGTTCTGACGGGGCAGGTATAGTAGAAGCAGCAGGAGCAGAAAATCAGGAATGGGTAGGCAGGGAGGTAATCATCAATCCAAGCCTGAACTGGGGACCTGATCCGGCCGCACAGGCTGCTGATTATAAGATATTAGGCATGCCTGTAGATGGTACCTTTGCCGAATACATTGTTGTGCCGCTGGACAGGCTGCACCCAAAACCAGAACACATGAGCTGGGCAGAGGCTGCTGCAGTTCCTTTAGGAGGGCTTACCGCCTACAGAGCCCTTTTTACCCATGGGGGTATAGAGGAAAATATGAAGGTACTCATCAATGGTATTGGTGGTGGGGTGGCCCAATGGGCTTATCAGTTTGCAATGGCAGCAGGTGCCAGGGTTTGGATAACCAGCAGCTCCGAAGAAAAATTACAGCAGATGCAGGAGCGGGGAGCAGCGGGCGGATTCAATTACCGGCACGAAAACTGGACCAATGAAGCTAAAGCGGAAGCAGGTGGTTTTGAGCTCATCATCGATTCTGCCGGTGGTAATGCCCTGAACAACCTCCTGAATGTGGCAGCACCCGGCGGAAGCATCGTATTTTATGGTGCAACCACAGGCATTCCAGAAAATTTAAACCTGCGTAAGATTTTCTGGAATCAGCTACGGCTGCAGGGCTCTACCATGGGTAACGATCAGGAGTTTGCAGCAATGGTAGCATTCATTGAAAAACAACAGATGAAACCTATTATGGAAAAACCTCTTGCCTTCAGCGACATCGTCCAGGCTTTTGATATGATGGAAGAAGGCAGCCAGTTTGGAAAGCTTTGTGTTGTGATGGATTAA
- a CDS encoding catalase (COG0753 Catalase), translating into MEDDKKKGQNMMQRDPSAKFDENSKDKQLDEFREDSSEQFLTTDTGVRVNHVDDSLKAGERGGTLMEDFIFRERITHLDHESIPERVVHARGSGAHGYFQPYESMAEYTKAKFLSDPNTKTPVFVRFSTVIGSRGSADTVRDVRGFATKFYTEDGNYDLVGNNMAPFFIQDGIKFIDLVHALKPMPDNEMPQASAAHDTFWDFASLMPESAHMLMWVLSDRAIPRSFRMMEGFGVHTFRWINAAGKSRFVKLHWRPLLGVHSLMWDEAQKLAGKDPDWLRRDLWEAIEMGDYPEFELCVQIVEEEDEHKFDFDLLDATKIIPEELVPLKKVGKMVLNRNPDNFFSETEQVAFHPGNVVSGIDFTNDPLLQGRLFSYIDTQINRFHSKNFNEVPINRAVCPVHNFHGAGFMKQTIGKGKVNYSPSSLEGDKFKTASEEEGGYVHYQERIDGRKVRQRSESFKDHFSQATLFWNSMSKPEQKHIIKALHFELGKVESKMVRERMVHEILNNISHELATKVAMGIGINPPSGPVASKVKDTAGNVKDKVANAVTPGARVEDSAFLSQERSPNQKTDSIKSRKIGILLDNGFNYQEFMQVKQALTEKGAHAKVISMYKGMLKSADGQEVEVDKSHITTGSIMYDAIYIPGGQKSIEAMKKQGDALHIINEAFKHCKPIAATSEGVDLLMASDIKGVKLAEMDSSGELVDDTGVVTIRNTSDLNGLNQAFIKAISQHRHWMREEKMEVPA; encoded by the coding sequence ATGGAAGACGATAAGAAAAAGGGTCAGAACATGATGCAAAGAGACCCATCTGCTAAGTTTGATGAAAACTCTAAAGACAAGCAGTTAGATGAATTCAGGGAAGACTCCAGTGAGCAGTTTTTAACTACGGATACCGGAGTACGGGTAAACCATGTAGATGATTCCCTGAAGGCTGGTGAGCGTGGAGGCACACTCATGGAAGATTTTATCTTTCGGGAGCGCATAACCCACCTGGACCATGAATCTATTCCTGAGCGGGTGGTACACGCACGTGGCTCGGGCGCTCATGGCTACTTTCAGCCATACGAATCCATGGCAGAGTATACCAAAGCCAAATTTCTTTCCGATCCTAATACAAAAACCCCAGTATTTGTAAGATTTTCCACTGTGATAGGCTCCCGCGGATCGGCCGATACGGTGCGTGATGTGCGCGGCTTTGCCACTAAATTTTATACCGAAGATGGTAATTATGACCTGGTAGGTAACAATATGGCTCCTTTCTTTATTCAGGATGGCATTAAATTCATTGACCTGGTGCATGCCCTAAAGCCTATGCCAGACAATGAGATGCCACAAGCCTCGGCTGCACACGATACCTTCTGGGATTTTGCCTCCTTAATGCCTGAATCAGCGCATATGCTTATGTGGGTACTCTCCGACCGCGCTATTCCACGCAGCTTCCGCATGATGGAAGGTTTTGGAGTTCATACCTTCCGCTGGATCAATGCTGCCGGCAAAAGCAGGTTTGTCAAGCTTCACTGGCGGCCGCTGCTGGGTGTGCATTCACTGATGTGGGACGAAGCCCAGAAACTGGCCGGAAAAGATCCGGACTGGCTGCGCCGCGACCTGTGGGAGGCGATAGAAATGGGCGATTATCCTGAGTTTGAACTTTGCGTGCAAATTGTGGAAGAGGAAGACGAGCATAAGTTTGATTTTGACCTCCTGGATGCCACAAAGATTATACCCGAAGAGCTGGTACCACTGAAGAAAGTAGGCAAGATGGTGCTGAACCGTAATCCGGACAATTTCTTCTCGGAAACAGAGCAGGTGGCCTTTCACCCTGGCAATGTGGTAAGTGGTATTGATTTCACCAACGATCCGCTGCTACAGGGCAGGCTCTTCTCCTATATAGACACCCAGATCAACCGCTTCCATAGCAAGAATTTCAACGAAGTTCCGATTAACCGTGCCGTATGCCCTGTACATAATTTCCATGGGGCTGGTTTCATGAAGCAAACCATTGGCAAAGGCAAAGTTAACTATTCGCCAAGCTCCCTGGAAGGCGATAAATTCAAAACCGCCTCTGAAGAAGAAGGTGGTTACGTGCACTACCAGGAGAGAATAGATGGTCGCAAAGTGCGCCAGCGCAGCGAAAGCTTTAAAGACCATTTTTCACAGGCCACCCTGTTTTGGAACAGCATGTCGAAACCAGAGCAAAAGCACATTATAAAAGCCCTGCATTTTGAATTAGGCAAGGTAGAGTCTAAAATGGTGCGGGAGCGAATGGTGCATGAGATCCTCAACAACATCAGCCATGAACTGGCCACCAAGGTAGCCATGGGCATTGGCATAAATCCGCCATCAGGCCCGGTAGCCAGCAAAGTGAAAGATACTGCCGGCAATGTAAAAGATAAGGTAGCAAATGCCGTTACTCCGGGAGCACGCGTGGAAGACTCTGCATTCTTAAGCCAGGAGCGTAGCCCCAACCAGAAAACAGATTCTATCAAGAGCCGCAAAATAGGTATCCTGCTCGATAACGGTTTCAATTATCAGGAATTTATGCAGGTTAAGCAGGCACTTACTGAAAAAGGGGCCCATGCTAAAGTTATCTCCATGTATAAAGGCATGCTAAAGAGCGCCGATGGACAGGAGGTAGAGGTAGATAAGAGCCATATTACCACCGGCTCCATTATGTACGATGCCATTTATATCCCCGGCGGACAGAAGAGCATTGAAGCCATGAAAAAACAAGGTGATGCGCTGCACATAATTAATGAAGCCTTCAAACACTGCAAACCTATAGCAGCCACCAGCGAGGGTGTTGACCTGCTGATGGCCTCTGATATCAAAGGAGTAAAACTTGCAGAAATGGATTCTTCCGGAGAGCTGGTAGATGATACGGGTGTAGTCACCATCCGTAATACTTCTGACCTAAATGGTTTAAACCAGGCTTTCATCAAAGCAATATCCCAGCACCGCCACTGGATGCGGGAGGAGAAAATGGAAGTTCCTGCGTAA
- a CDS encoding bifunctional molybdopterin-guanine dinucleotide biosynthesis protein MobB/MobA (COG0746 Molybdopterin-guanine dinucleotide biosynthesis protein A), producing the protein MTSKEHKKHSAITRPAYGNFSRNEWAIVGAPCGDIKTLADRLIKSLSAYHKCAYVDAQHGDARHGDARHVDQEAALPGRLAMGAAAEYTNAIDFHQFNLQQDLNQFQFRQLFSEMDLVLVNGNHQQAKAQVVMIDSRKKASLQKRLEQLTNVELFILAEGEQEVFSFVQEAIPHWQQLPLLHVGETEKIVRFFSERLQQAKPKLNGMVLAGGRSQRMGHDKGAIGWHGQEQRYYMADLLKGFCSSVYISCRPEQQQGINNSHNTLPDTFPGLGPYGAILSAFQAQPDSAWLVVACDLPLLDAPTLQYLTDNRNTAALATTFKSPHDNFPEPLITIWEPKSYPVLLAFMAQGYTCPRKVLINTHIQLLEPPKAEALLNVNTPEEAERVRSILQK; encoded by the coding sequence GTGACTTCAAAAGAGCATAAAAAACACAGCGCCATTACAAGGCCTGCCTATGGCAACTTTAGCAGAAACGAATGGGCCATCGTTGGTGCTCCCTGCGGTGATATCAAAACATTGGCAGATAGATTGATTAAGTCACTTTCAGCATATCATAAATGTGCTTATGTAGATGCCCAGCATGGAGATGCCCGGCATGGAGATGCCCGGCATGTAGATCAGGAAGCAGCATTACCCGGCAGACTGGCTATGGGTGCAGCAGCAGAATATACTAATGCCATTGACTTTCACCAGTTCAATCTTCAGCAGGACCTCAACCAGTTCCAGTTCAGGCAGCTGTTTTCTGAAATGGACCTGGTGCTGGTGAATGGCAACCACCAGCAGGCTAAAGCCCAGGTGGTGATGATCGACTCACGAAAGAAAGCTTCCCTGCAGAAGAGGCTGGAACAGTTAACAAATGTAGAGCTGTTTATACTGGCCGAAGGAGAGCAGGAGGTTTTCAGTTTTGTGCAGGAGGCAATACCCCACTGGCAGCAGCTTCCTCTTTTACATGTCGGAGAAACTGAAAAGATTGTCCGTTTTTTCAGTGAAAGATTGCAGCAGGCAAAGCCAAAACTGAATGGCATGGTACTGGCTGGCGGCAGGAGCCAGCGGATGGGGCATGACAAAGGAGCCATTGGCTGGCATGGACAGGAGCAGCGCTACTATATGGCAGACCTGCTGAAAGGCTTTTGTAGCAGCGTTTATATTTCCTGCCGACCGGAACAGCAGCAGGGAATTAATAACAGTCACAACACACTGCCCGATACTTTTCCAGGTTTAGGACCCTATGGAGCTATCCTTTCAGCTTTTCAGGCACAGCCTGACAGCGCCTGGCTGGTAGTTGCATGCGACCTGCCACTGCTGGATGCGCCAACACTGCAGTACCTGACAGACAACAGGAATACCGCTGCACTGGCTACCACCTTCAAAAGTCCGCATGATAATTTTCCGGAGCCCCTGATCACCATCTGGGAACCCAAAAGCTATCCGGTCCTGCTGGCTTTTATGGCACAGGGCTATACCTGCCCCAGGAAGGTGCTTATTAACACCCATATTCAGCTGCTGGAACCTCCTAAAGCTGAGGCACTTCTAAATGTAAATACGCCTGAAGAAGCAGAGCGGGTGAGGAGTATTTTGCAAAAGTAA
- a CDS encoding molybdenum cofactor biosynthesis protein C (COG0315 Molybdenum cofactor biosynthesis enzyme), protein MNEFTHLDDKGRATMVNVGEKQPTLRTATARSIVVLPAAVLEKLTAGEIQTKKGAVFQTAIIAGIMAAKKTGELIPLCHPLGMDNCQINIQVNEHQEVVIDCTASITAKTGIEMEALVGASVAALTIYDMCKAMSHDIVIRETRLMEKTGGKRDFKRA, encoded by the coding sequence ATGAATGAATTTACTCATCTGGACGATAAAGGGCGCGCAACCATGGTGAATGTTGGGGAAAAGCAGCCTACTCTCCGTACAGCCACTGCCAGAAGCATTGTAGTGTTGCCAGCAGCGGTACTGGAAAAGCTAACAGCAGGAGAAATTCAAACCAAAAAAGGAGCTGTGTTTCAAACTGCCATTATTGCAGGCATTATGGCGGCCAAAAAAACAGGAGAGCTTATTCCGCTCTGCCATCCGCTGGGCATGGACAACTGCCAGATCAACATACAGGTAAATGAGCATCAGGAGGTGGTGATAGACTGCACCGCAAGCATTACAGCTAAAACTGGTATTGAAATGGAAGCACTGGTAGGAGCTTCTGTTGCTGCCTTAACTATTTATGATATGTGCAAAGCCATGAGCCATGATATTGTAATAAGAGAAACCAGGCTGATGGAAAAAACAGGAGGCAAGCGTGACTTCAAAAGAGCATAA
- a CDS encoding molybdenum cofactor synthesis domain protein (COG0303 Molybdopterin biosynthesis enzyme) → MIAVEEADRIIFSHLKDFGKERITFGDALGRVLAEDLLADRDLPPYNRVSMDGIAIRYNVFEKGIRSFTIMATQAAGDTPREITEEEQCIEIMTGAALPPTTDTVIRYEDVLISNGRAVIQVENVLRGQNIHVQGSDKASGATLAAANQKITPALISLAASVGASSLVVKKRPEIVVISTGDELVRVHETPTPYQIRQSNNHTIRAALQQHAFQADLLHIPDNPSVIHQQLQRCLQAYQVIILSGGISMGKFDYIPQTLEDLSVNKHFHKVKQRPGKPFWFGTHAAGAVVFALPGNPVSTFMCLHRYVLPWLQAASCIKARPLYAMLEEPVSFTPDLQYFLQVQLNSSNKGTIVATAVAGNGSGDFSSLLQADAFMELPAHQSTFSAGDVYRVWPFVPGLF, encoded by the coding sequence ATGATCGCTGTTGAGGAAGCAGATCGGATTATTTTTTCACATCTGAAAGATTTTGGAAAGGAGCGTATCACTTTCGGCGATGCACTGGGCAGGGTGTTGGCTGAAGATTTACTAGCAGACAGAGATTTACCCCCTTACAACAGGGTAAGTATGGATGGCATTGCCATTCGCTACAATGTGTTTGAAAAGGGTATTCGCTCCTTTACCATCATGGCTACCCAGGCAGCTGGTGATACGCCCCGGGAAATAACGGAAGAGGAGCAGTGTATCGAAATTATGACGGGTGCCGCACTGCCTCCTACAACTGATACAGTGATCCGCTACGAGGATGTGCTTATCAGCAATGGTAGGGCGGTTATACAGGTAGAAAATGTGCTTAGGGGGCAGAATATTCATGTGCAGGGGAGTGATAAAGCAAGTGGGGCAACACTCGCAGCTGCCAACCAAAAAATTACCCCGGCACTTATAAGCCTTGCTGCTTCTGTGGGAGCCAGCAGTCTGGTGGTAAAGAAGCGTCCGGAAATAGTAGTGATCTCTACCGGCGATGAGCTGGTAAGGGTGCATGAAACACCCACACCCTACCAGATCCGGCAGTCTAACAACCATACCATCAGGGCTGCACTGCAACAGCATGCCTTTCAGGCAGACCTGCTCCATATACCTGATAATCCCTCTGTTATACACCAGCAGCTTCAGCGTTGCCTACAGGCCTATCAGGTGATTATTCTGAGCGGCGGAATCTCTATGGGTAAATTTGATTACATACCCCAGACCCTGGAAGATCTGTCAGTGAACAAGCATTTTCATAAAGTAAAGCAGCGTCCGGGGAAACCTTTCTGGTTTGGTACCCATGCGGCAGGAGCAGTGGTATTTGCCCTGCCCGGAAATCCGGTATCTACCTTTATGTGCCTGCATCGTTATGTGTTACCCTGGCTCCAGGCTGCATCATGTATCAAAGCCAGGCCACTTTATGCTATGCTGGAGGAGCCAGTCAGCTTTACACCAGACTTACAGTATTTCCTGCAAGTGCAGTTGAATTCAAGCAACAAAGGAACCATAGTTGCAACAGCCGTAGCAGGGAATGGTTCCGGCGATTTCTCCAGCCTGCTGCAGGCCGATGCTTTTATGGAATTACCGGCTCATCAGTCTACCTTTAGTGCAGGAGATGTGTACAGGGTGTGGCCTTTCGTGCCCGGGCTTTTTTAG
- a CDS encoding primary replicative DNA helicase (COG0305 Replicative DNA helicase), protein MGKMPPQAIDLEEAVLGALMLEKEAITTVIDILKTDNFYREQHKLIYEAIIDLFNASEPVDLLTVSNQLRKNGTLDKVGGAFYITNLTTRVNSAANIEYHARIVAEMAIKRKLITIAGEIQREAYEDTADVFDLLDKTESALFEVSEANIRKNYADMKTIMRDAMRELEARKDHKDGLTGVPSGFSALDRVTSGWQPSDLIIIAARPAMGKTAFVVSALRNAAVDFNKPVAIFSLEMSAVQLVNRMISAEAELESEKIKKGNLADYEWEQLVHKTTRLNKAPIFIDDTPALSVLELRAKCRRLKAQHDIQMIIIDYLQLMSGDTSKGGGKGNREQEIASISRALKQLAKELNCPVIALSQLSRAVETRGGDKRPQLSDLRESGSIEQDADMVMFLYRPEYYGILQGENGEPLAGVGEVIIAKHRNGSLDTVQLKFIGKYTRFTDLDGPSISNSNYAPSGNFTPVKTMSGGNVNSITLGSKANDDDLSPKPGKPGFGYTDFPEDDGAPF, encoded by the coding sequence ATGGGCAAGATGCCTCCCCAGGCGATAGATCTGGAGGAAGCGGTACTGGGTGCCCTTATGCTGGAGAAAGAGGCAATTACCACGGTAATTGATATTCTTAAAACAGATAATTTTTACAGAGAGCAGCACAAGCTGATTTATGAGGCTATCATCGATCTGTTCAACGCATCAGAGCCTGTAGATTTGCTCACCGTGAGCAACCAGCTACGTAAAAACGGCACACTCGATAAGGTAGGTGGTGCATTTTATATTACCAACTTAACCACCCGGGTTAACTCCGCTGCAAACATAGAGTACCATGCCCGTATTGTGGCCGAAATGGCCATCAAGCGTAAACTTATTACCATTGCAGGTGAAATTCAACGCGAAGCCTATGAGGATACTGCCGATGTGTTTGACCTGCTGGACAAAACAGAATCTGCGCTGTTTGAGGTTTCTGAAGCAAACATCCGGAAGAATTATGCCGACATGAAAACTATTATGCGTGATGCCATGCGGGAGCTGGAAGCCCGTAAGGATCATAAAGATGGTTTGACCGGTGTACCGAGTGGTTTCAGTGCTCTTGACCGCGTAACCTCAGGCTGGCAGCCCAGTGACCTTATTATTATTGCAGCCCGCCCGGCTATGGGTAAAACTGCATTCGTAGTATCGGCCCTGCGGAATGCAGCCGTGGATTTCAATAAACCCGTTGCCATTTTCTCCCTGGAGATGTCGGCTGTACAGCTGGTAAACAGGATGATTTCGGCAGAAGCAGAGTTGGAGAGTGAAAAGATTAAAAAAGGCAACCTGGCCGATTATGAGTGGGAGCAGCTGGTGCATAAAACCACCCGCCTGAACAAAGCTCCTATTTTTATAGATGATACACCGGCTCTCTCGGTACTGGAGCTTAGGGCAAAATGCCGACGCCTGAAAGCGCAGCACGATATCCAGATGATCATCATTGACTACCTGCAGCTGATGAGTGGCGATACCAGCAAAGGTGGTGGAAAAGGCAACAGGGAGCAGGAAATTGCTTCGATCTCCCGTGCTCTGAAACAGCTGGCCAAAGAATTGAACTGCCCGGTAATTGCACTTTCGCAGCTAAGCCGTGCTGTAGAAACCCGCGGTGGCGATAAGCGCCCGCAACTCTCCGACCTTAGGGAATCAGGCTCTATCGAGCAGGATGCCGACATGGTAATGTTCCTCTACCGTCCGGAGTATTATGGTATTCTGCAGGGTGAAAATGGTGAGCCGCTAGCTGGTGTGGGCGAGGTAATTATTGCCAAGCACCGGAATGGTTCGCTGGATACGGTTCAGTTGAAGTTTATCGGTAAATACACACGTTTTACCGACCTCGACGGCCCAAGCATCAGCAACAGCAACTATGCACCATCAGGTAACTTTACACCTGTAAAAACCATGAGTGGCGGCAATGTAAATTCCATTACCCTGGGCAGCAAGGCAAATGATGATGATCTGTCGCCAAAACCCGGTAAACCCGGCTTTGGCTATACCGATTTCCCTGAAGATGATGGTGCACCATTTTAA
- a CDS encoding Mur ligase middle domain protein (COG0773 UDP-N-acetylmuramate-alanine ligase), with the protein MNENLHKKYHFIAIGGSVMHHLAIALHRSGHQVSGSDDGFYEPSQSNLQRFGLLPEQTGWFPEKITPQLDAIVLGMHARADNPELLRAQELGLPIYSFPEFFYNFSRDKQRVVIAGSHGKTTITSMILHVLRENGRKFDYMVGAEIEGFDGMVKLSDAPVIIMEGDEYLTSPLDKTPKFLHYHHHIALISGIAWDHANVFPTEEFYVKQFELLADSTPKGGSLVYCDEDPIGSIIGNKQREDVNQLPYVTHLHEINDEQVFLKTATGKVPVQVFGTHNMQNISGAMQVCKRIGITDEEFYRAISTFKGAAKRLQLLAQKGNTYVYRDFAHAPSKVEATVRAVQERFPKHTIVACLELHTFSSLSRNFLPKYQHTLGNANLTAVYFNPEVVAGKRLESFSEQDVTAAFSQPNLQVFTESRLVEAWVRQQNPENTVFLLMTSANFGGIDLQQLANTLVR; encoded by the coding sequence ATGAACGAAAATTTACATAAAAAATATCACTTTATTGCTATTGGTGGTAGCGTTATGCACCACCTGGCAATTGCCCTGCACCGCAGCGGCCACCAGGTTAGCGGATCTGACGATGGTTTCTATGAACCCTCACAAAGTAATCTTCAGCGGTTTGGGCTGCTGCCGGAGCAAACCGGCTGGTTTCCGGAAAAAATTACACCTCAGCTGGATGCCATAGTACTGGGTATGCATGCCCGTGCCGATAACCCGGAGTTGCTGCGTGCCCAGGAATTAGGTCTCCCCATTTACTCTTTCCCTGAATTTTTCTACAACTTTAGCCGCGATAAGCAAAGGGTGGTTATTGCCGGCAGCCATGGCAAAACCACCATTACCTCCATGATTCTGCATGTACTGCGGGAAAACGGGCGCAAGTTCGATTACATGGTAGGTGCCGAAATAGAAGGTTTCGATGGCATGGTGAAGCTGTCAGATGCCCCTGTAATCATCATGGAAGGTGATGAATACCTTACCAGTCCTTTAGACAAGACCCCTAAGTTTTTACATTACCACCACCACATTGCTCTCATCAGCGGTATTGCCTGGGACCATGCCAATGTATTTCCCACAGAAGAGTTTTATGTAAAGCAGTTTGAGCTGCTGGCCGATAGCACACCAAAAGGCGGTTCGCTTGTTTATTGTGATGAAGATCCTATTGGCTCCATTATTGGTAACAAGCAGCGGGAGGACGTAAACCAGCTGCCCTACGTGACCCACCTTCACGAAATAAACGATGAACAGGTTTTCCTGAAAACAGCAACAGGTAAGGTACCGGTGCAGGTCTTCGGCACACACAACATGCAAAACATCAGCGGTGCCATGCAGGTCTGTAAACGTATAGGCATTACCGACGAAGAGTTTTACCGGGCCATCAGTACCTTTAAAGGAGCGGCCAAACGGCTGCAGCTGCTGGCGCAAAAAGGTAATACCTATGTTTACCGCGATTTCGCACACGCCCCTTCCAAGGTAGAGGCTACTGTGCGTGCCGTGCAGGAGCGTTTTCCCAAGCACACGATCGTGGCCTGTCTGGAATTGCACACCTTTAGCAGTTTAAGCAGGAATTTTTTGCCAAAATACCAGCATACGCTGGGGAATGCCAATTTAACGGCTGTTTACTTTAACCCTGAGGTGGTAGCAGGCAAGCGGCTGGAGAGCTTCAGCGAACAGGATGTAACAGCAGCTTTCAGTCAGCCAAACCTGCAGGTATTTACAGAATCCAGGCTGGTTGAAGCATGGGTTCGGCAGCAAAATCCGGAAAACACAGTATTTCTACTTATGACCTCTGCCAATTTTGGCGGAATAGACCTACAGCAACTGGCTAATACATTGGTGCGTTAA
- a CDS encoding DNA polymerase III subunit epsilon-like 3'-5' exonuclease (COG0847 DNA polymerase III, epsilon subunit and related 3'-5' exonucleases), translating to MNLHLRNPLAIFDVEATGANVCRDRIVELFILKIHPDGRKEEHNYRINPGIPIPPEVSMLHGIYYEDVKDCPTFNDLAQTIKRVLNDCDLAGFNHIKFDIPMLVEEFLRAGVEFDVSKKKLIDAQIIFHLMEKRTLTAAYKYYCDKDLVNAHSAQADTIATYEVLMAQLERYDGQEAEDSNGQKLGVVKSNSMDSLHKLFNSKMVDLAGRFVYNQDGVEVMNFGKHRFRPVQDVLKEEPGFYDWVMRGEFPQDTKRKLTEIKLRALKR from the coding sequence ATGAATTTACACCTGCGCAACCCTTTAGCCATTTTTGATGTAGAAGCCACCGGTGCCAATGTATGTCGCGACCGAATCGTTGAACTTTTTATTTTAAAGATTCACCCCGACGGCAGAAAGGAAGAGCACAATTACCGGATTAACCCTGGTATTCCCATTCCGCCTGAAGTGAGTATGCTGCATGGTATTTACTATGAAGATGTAAAAGACTGCCCTACTTTCAATGATCTTGCCCAAACTATTAAAAGGGTACTAAATGATTGCGATCTGGCTGGGTTCAATCATATAAAGTTCGATATACCCATGCTGGTCGAGGAGTTTTTGCGGGCCGGGGTAGAATTTGATGTAAGCAAAAAAAAGCTGATTGATGCGCAGATTATTTTTCATCTGATGGAAAAGCGCACCCTTACCGCTGCCTATAAGTATTATTGCGATAAAGACCTTGTAAACGCCCACAGTGCCCAGGCTGACACCATTGCTACTTATGAAGTTTTGATGGCACAGTTGGAGCGTTACGATGGCCAGGAGGCCGAAGACAGCAATGGTCAGAAACTGGGCGTGGTTAAAAGCAACAGCATGGATAGCCTGCACAAACTGTTTAACAGTAAGATGGTAGACCTTGCCGGCCGCTTTGTGTACAACCAGGATGGTGTTGAAGTAATGAACTTTGGAAAGCACCGATTCCGCCCGGTGCAGGATGTGCTGAAAGAAGAACCTGGTTTTTATGACTGGGTAATGCGCGGTGAATTTCCACAAGATACTAAGCGGAAGCTAACCGAAATTAAACTTCGTGCGTTAAAACGATAA